DNA sequence from the Piliocolobus tephrosceles isolate RC106 chromosome 9, ASM277652v3, whole genome shotgun sequence genome:
AACACGAATATTTCCAATTGGAGGTGTTTTGCACAATAAACAAAGATGTGGAGACGTGCAGAGTAACATCCTAATAACGTGCATGTGTGGTTTTTGTTGCATACTTTGAATTTTCAACCTATCACTTGCTACCTTAGATAACTTACCCTCCCCCCAAAATTTAAAGCAGGAataacttctaaaataaaaaggaatctacacacacagaaaattaaaaataaaacactaaatcAGCCACTTAGAAAACAATTCTTACCATTTGTAGAGAGTAGAAAATGAGCAGCATTCTGTTGTGGTAACCacctaattttattaattttttcctcaatttCTAGACTTTTCAAATAGTCAAACTCTGGTTCATGACTTTGAAAAGTGCTGTAAACATTATATTCTCCCCTAGAATGAGGGCGGCTTTTGTTCTGCAAAGAAACATGAGAGCTGTTTTAATGAACAAAGCACagtgcagagaaaatttctgtacTATAAATTTGAATATCAAAtgaccatatatattttttaaagctaaaaaatcctggctcaaaaaaaatCTCTAACAGATGAAACTCAGAATCaatgttttgggggaaaaaacaaaaaagaaagaacttgaTTTCCAACTCTtccattccacttctaggtatgcGTCTGGAGCAGGGTCTGCCGAATGCAGCCTGCCGATTTCAGGCAAGTGTTAGTGGAACAGTCAGGCCCACGTGTGCACATACTGTGTCTGGCTGCTTCTGCACCATCTCGGTAGAGGTGAGTGGTTGTGAAAAGGCCGCATGAGCTACAGAGgcaaaaatgtttgcaatctggCCCTGGAGAGGGAGCGTCTGCAGAGTCTGCTCCACAGGAGAGCCGGCACGGGCCCGAGGAGCGTGACGCAGCGATGCGGCGGCTCCAACACAGCGGTAGTGAACCAGACGCCACACGCATGCCAACCAGAGGAGAAGGGCACCAGTAAGCCACAGAGCCATGCAGGCTGAGATAAATGAGCCAGCACAGACAACGGCACAGTGCTGCCCAAGTGAAGCAGGCCGCACAGGCGCCCGGAGTGAGGCGCTGCTTACAAATGTACAGAACAATTCTGTTACAGAAGTAGAGAAACATGCTTGGGAAGATATATACCATCTTCGAAATCATGAGCAACTCCGGGAAggtagagagagggagaaggaaaaagacaggGAGGAAAGTAGCAGGATGAAACGGGGAGGGGACAACAGGAGCGTCATCGGTATCCCGAGCACTCTCTTTCCTTTGATGAAGGGATAATCTCTGGGTAGTGGGTTTGCAGGTACATCTATATTAACCTCTGAATCTTCTGCATACCTTAAATGAAATTTTCtattaagtattaaatatttcctaattcaAAATCAAGGACGCCAGTATTTTCATTCTTGCTCTATAACCAATATCGAATATCTTAGGTGTTTAACATTTTAGTACATGTGCTAAAGAAACAGAACTAAACGAACTTTTAGGTCTAGACAGATGTTCCTTTATATTTCCAATCTGATCAAGTATCAGGAGAAGACATCCCAAGGAGCTACCCACAGCTCTCCGCTGCACCGAGTCCGACGTGCAGGGCACTCCTCCACTGCAGCCGCCATGGGCAGGAGCTGAGCGCCTCGCCGCCGACTGCCCCGCGTGTGCGGCACAGGGCAGATGTTGAAACTGCTCTCCTCTGACCCTCTCCTACCCCTCTACAAAAAAGCACAGCCCCTCAACAGACGGTTCTATCGCAAGGGAGAAAAATGGAACcgaattatttaaaaagaaaaatctgtataaTTAAATTAGTCCTATTCCCAAGACATTCATCTATCAAGAAAAAACAGCAGAatataagcaaaaaaataaaatgtccaagTCAAAGTGCTGCCTGCGCCACCCTTTCTCCCAGGAGCCAGAACAAGAATGGTCCCTGGGCTGCAGGCTTGTCTCTCTGCCATGAACCGGTTCCAACTCCCATCCCAGACACCCAAAACCCAAGCAACCCCTCAGCCTCCTCCAACACTCCGAGATCTCATGGAGAGCCGTTCCGCTAGGGAAAGGAACTCTAAAGGAAGCCTCGGCGGGGACAGAGACAGAAGAGTAAGGGAGTAACatacaggaagaggaggaggaggaagcaagcaccttctctTTTTGGACATGCTGATTTCTGATTTAACCTGATTCCTGGGGACTAGAGCTGAGCCTGGAGGGCAGGGAGTTGCACAGCCACATCCATAAATTCTGTGTGCCTTAGTTTTACCAGCTGGGCTTTCCCGTAAGACTTAATctgcacagaaaaataagaaaagcttgAAACTCAAGGTGCTGACTATGCTCCCTACCTCATCTTCTGCACAGCCAGAGCTTCCTGACAAGCTTCTACGGGCCTGACTCCTGAACCTCAGGCCCTGCACCCTTCCACCATCTGCTGGGGCACTCATTAGCCTTCTGAATCCCCCATGCTCCTTTGATTCTAAGATGCGCAGGCGGACACCTCTGAACCTTGCTGCAGCTTCTAACTGGGAGCTGGGGTCGCTTAATGGGCAGCAGCTTCATCCTCTTGGCGGCTGCAACACCATCCGCGGTCTCTCTGACCACGGATGAAAATGTGCACTGCCACCCTCACCCACACAGAAACACAGGACCACAGTCAGGGTCACACATGGCAACCAGCGAAATATTCTAAAAACAGATGGAACATGAAGGTCTTTCAGATGTTAACCAatatatgaaggaaaagaaaaacaactgccTGGGGTTTACCAAGTTGCAGTTGACTGGGTTTATTAAAGAACTTTAGTAGGGACTTGCTCCTGTGTAAATCTGTCACTCACATAACAACTTAATACATCTTAAATAAGCACTTAAAACTCTGTAATACCCAACATATTTTAGAACGAGATGCTTGACTTTTATCATGGTCTGTTTTATATTTGAGACTATTATTTTTGGGGTTAAGCAATGATTcacaaaaacaagagaaattcCATTTTCTATCCTAAAAGCTGTTAGGCAGGGATGAGGTATTTTCCCTAAGGCTGTCGCTACAAGGACAGACTTTTGAAAGAAGCTAAAGTGAAGTTTTGCAGTAAGATAACCATGTCTCAGCAATTTGTTAAAAAGTCCTCCTgctggtcaggcgtggtggtccatgcctgcaaccccagtactttgggaggccgaggtgggtggatcacctgaggtcaggagttcgagaccaacctggccaacacggtgaaaccccatctctactaaaaatgcaaaaattagccgggcgtggtggtgcgtgcctataatcccagctactcggaaggctgaggcagggagaaccacttaaacccgggagacggaggttgcagtgagccgagatcatgccattgcactccagtttgggcgacagagcaagactccatctcaaaaaaacaaaaactcctcccgctttaaaagtattatttaaacaCCACAACCCACTTTTACTTCTGTTGAAAAAGGTAAGGtgtatggttctttttttttttttttttgagatgaagtctcgctcttgttgcccaggctggagtgcaatggtgcgatcttgactcactgcaacctccgcctcccaggttcaagtgattttcctgcctcagcctcccgagtagctgggattacaggtattcaccaccacgcctggctaattttgtatttttcatagagacagggtttctccatgttggtcaggctagtctcgaactcccgacctcaggtgatcggcccacctcggccttctaaagtgctggaattacaggcgtgagccactgcacctggccaaggtaTATGGCTCTTAAGTAGCATTGTGTGATATTCTACTTctgagataaaaatacaaaattataaatatatcaaacTGTGAAGATTTAGAAAGACTGATAATATTACTTACTATTCACAAAAGGATTTCTTACCATCCCAAATCAGAGAAAACAGGAATTATAAAAATCTTTAACTACCTGGACATAATCAAAATTAAAGCTGCAACAGATATGTTTTGATAATGAAATTGGTTAGCACCTGTCAATTTTCCCATGTGGCCCAGGGACAGTCATCCTCCAGGCTCCCCTTCCTGGGGGCAGGGCCAGCGCTTCCTGTGTACAGATCTGCAGAGTGGGGAAGCAGGGCCCACCAGCCTCTAAGCCAAAGTTCACCATGCAAATTTAGAGACCAGACTTTGGAGATGATAAACTGTCCCTTTCATCTGTTAGGAAATTCAAGAGACAGTATTTACACTCTGTTAAGGAAAAGGCAGGACAAATATTTCGGACTCCAGGCATGGCTGCACCGAGCCAAGGTTCTTGCCCGGCATCCTTGCCTACCAAATCATGATCTCGCTTCCTTTATCACTGCTCATTAGGACCTCTGACGAGGCTccagaaagaagagggagggggCTGGCAAGGCATCAGTGAAAAGGAAGTGCCGTGATCTGGAAGCCAGTGTTTGTTTATGAGCTGTGGGCTCCTCCAAGGCCCACACTCTAAAGGTTCCCTTCCCTCTGGACAGGTGAAGCCTTCAAGGGCGCATGGAGGCGTGAGTGCTGCTCACCTCTCCTTGAAGGGAAGAGAGAATTCACACCCCTGCCAGACTTCTCTGCAGGAAGTGCTGAGAAAGCTGCTCACAGCACTGCCCTACAGAACGCTCTTCTCCCTCAAGGCAGGGCAGGACGGCGGGGCTGGGCCAGAACCCGCACAGGCGAATAACGGGATTTTCAGAGACAGCCGCCTGAGTTCTTATGGAATGAAAGCACATAAATGCCCCTCACCACCACCCTGCATCCTTCATGGGGTCCCCAGCGGAATCTCCTCCCTACTGTGAAGACAAAGGCCTTGGAGACTTCACCGGGGCTCAGCAGCTGAAGCCAGAACTTAGAGAATTTCTGAAAGGAGACTGTATGGCTAATGTGATGGAACTGAATCTTAATGAAATGagacaatgagaaaataattttgcttcCTCTCTTCTAAGTTATATGCGAAAGGCTGAATAATTGCATTTGGTTTGTGGACTGAAAATTACTGACCTCTTGTTCACGCTGAAAAATAACAACTCTGCCGCCCTTGTCTCCTGTTGCAAGAAGATCTCCAGAGTAATTAAACTCAACGGTGGAAATGATGTCCGCTGTCAACAAAATACAGAAGCGATTTACCAGATGCAGTTTTGGGGAGGAGTCATGATaccaaaaaactaataaaaaggatcaaa
Encoded proteins:
- the LOC113219540 gene encoding serine/threonine-protein phosphatase 2A 55 kDa regulatory subunit B delta isoform-like isoform X3; amino-acid sequence: MAGAGGGGCPAGGNDFQWCFSQVKGAIEEDVAEADIISTVEFNYSGDLLATGDKGGRVVIFQREQENKSRPHSRGEYNVYSTFQSHEPEFDYLKSLEIEEKINKIRWLPQQNAAHFLLSTNDKTIKLWKISERDKRAEGYNLKDEDGRLRDPFRITALRMT
- the LOC113219540 gene encoding serine/threonine-protein phosphatase 2A 55 kDa regulatory subunit B delta isoform-like isoform X4, whose translation is MAGAGGGGCPAGGNDFQWCFSQVKGAIEEDVAEADIISTVEFNYSGDLLATGDKGGRVVIFQREQENKSRPHSRGEYNVYSTFQSHEPEFDYLKSLEIEEKINKIRWLPQQNAAHFLLSTNGPNIEAHGSYGRSESTANFCKCSHISYKFHFSK